The proteins below come from a single Comamonas antarctica genomic window:
- the gpM gene encoding phage terminase small subunit — translation MALTPAQRHRARVMAEKAQAASPFGIELQGSDYQLMLAKLATDKRTLKALQSVQLKRQTKAQLLPEYLPWIEGALSKGQGARDDVFTTTMVWAIDAGAYGLALRMAAYVLQHKLPLPDQYQRGAAAVLLDEYADAYLRGQWQPLRPGADEKGQPALVADETHPAEHLTALAGLTNGQDAPDQARAKLLKATAYALLGKVQTAEDPKLDGLPPEILGDVLALLVQALHLDAQSGVKKDIERIERKQRALANPASPASHALQGAADQASTADTAPDAAETQPATAAARRKTPAKPPARAAAKTGKAAKT, via the coding sequence ATGGCACTCACCCCCGCCCAGCGTCACCGCGCCCGCGTCATGGCCGAGAAGGCCCAGGCGGCCAGTCCCTTCGGCATCGAGCTGCAGGGCAGCGATTACCAGCTGATGCTGGCCAAGCTCGCCACCGACAAGCGCACGCTCAAAGCCCTGCAATCCGTCCAGCTCAAACGCCAGACCAAGGCGCAGCTGCTGCCTGAATACCTGCCGTGGATCGAGGGCGCATTGTCCAAGGGCCAGGGCGCGCGGGATGATGTGTTCACCACCACCATGGTCTGGGCCATCGACGCCGGCGCCTACGGCCTGGCGCTGCGCATGGCTGCCTACGTGCTGCAGCACAAGCTGCCGCTGCCCGACCAGTACCAGCGCGGCGCCGCGGCGGTGCTGCTGGACGAATACGCCGACGCCTATCTGCGCGGCCAATGGCAGCCCCTGCGCCCTGGCGCCGACGAGAAAGGCCAGCCGGCCCTGGTGGCCGACGAAACACACCCGGCCGAACACCTGACGGCCCTTGCCGGCCTCACCAACGGCCAGGACGCCCCCGACCAGGCACGCGCCAAGCTCCTGAAGGCTACGGCCTATGCGCTGCTGGGCAAGGTCCAGACCGCCGAGGATCCAAAGCTGGACGGCTTGCCGCCCGAGATCCTGGGCGATGTGCTGGCCCTGCTGGTGCAGGCCCTGCACCTCGATGCTCAATCCGGCGTGAAAAAGGACATCGAGCGCATCGAGCGCAAACAGCGCGCGCTGGCCAATCCCGCATCACCCGCGTCCCACGCGCTTCAGGGCGCTGCCGACCAGGCCAGCACGGCCGATACCGCGCCCGACGCCGCCGAGACCCAGCCGGCCACGGCTGCGGCCCGGCGCAAGACCCCAGCCAAGCCTCCCGCACGCGCCGCGGCCAAGACCGGGAAGGCCGCCAAGACCTGA